The Alnus glutinosa chromosome 7, dhAlnGlut1.1, whole genome shotgun sequence genome includes a region encoding these proteins:
- the LOC133873841 gene encoding rho GTPase-activating protein 5-like encodes MTEVLQSPSPSHFPSPSSSSTPNDGSHPHALINGQTIEGHLGTEEEQEEVGGGDRKRKERDREGDQLSLLALLVAAFRKSLIGCSTAGSGKLSSMEIGWPSNVRHVAHVTFDRFHGFLGLPVEFEPEVPRRAPSASANVFGVSTESMQLSFDARGNSVPTILLMMQRRLYAQGGLQAEGIFRINAENSQEEYVRDQLNRGMIPDGIDVHCLAGLIKAWFRELPTGVLDSLSPEQVMQSQSEEECAQLVRLLPPIEAALLDWAINLMADVAQLEHLNKMNARNVAMVFAPNMTQMADPLTALMFAVQVMNFLKNLIVRTLKEREESVVESTPVSRLEPSDEDGHQSSFQTCLEEAEEEDKGDEDKFFAAEEPTTESPSNTIQGDSTTERGAENFPPSSQIVNPRGNHSLVDNCPCEVLSQVNSSVTGLEDGGLTGPSGGVRTNISKSKTSLSSLSSFKRGSKKVGLMSRSGGPAEKTKGPGIVGRINSRTELVEAWR; translated from the exons ATGACTGAGGTACTCCAATCCCCATCCCCATCTCACTTCCCTTCACCTTCAAGCTCTTCCACACCCAATGATGGCTCACACCCACATGCCCTTATTAACGGCCAGACAATAGAGGGGCATTTGGGAACAGAGGAGGAACAAGAAGAGGTTGGAGGGGGAGACAGGAAAAGGAAGGAAAGAGACAGAGAGGGAGATCAACTGTCTCTTTTGGCGCTTTTGGTAGCTGCTTTTAGGAAGTCTTTGATTGGGTGTAGCACTGCTGGGTCAGGGAAGCTCTCATCCATGGAGATTGGGTGGCCTTCCAATGTCAGGCATGTTGCCCATGTAACCTTTGATCGCTTCCATGGCTTTCTTGGCCTTCCTGTTGAGTTTGAACCCGAAGTACCCAGAAGGGCTCCCAGTGCCAG TGCAAATGTTTTTGGGGTTTCAACGGAATCTATGCAGCTTTCATTTGATGCAAGAGGAAATAGTGTGCCAACAATACTGCTGATGATGCAAAGGCGGCTGTATGCACAAGGGGGCTTGCAG GCAGAAGGAATCTTCAGGATTAATGCTGAAAACAGTCAAGAGGAGTATGTTCGTGACCAATTAAATAGGGGTATGATACCAGATGGTATTGATGTGCACTGCTTGGCTGGTCTTATAAAG GCTTGGTTTAGGGAGCTCCCAACTGGTGTTTTGGACTCTCTCTCACCAGAGCAGGTGATGCAATCGCAGTCAGAAGAGGAGTGTGCTCAGCTTGTGAGGCTCCTTCCCCCAATAGAAGCTGCTCTGCTGGATTGGGCCATAAACCTAATGGCAGATGTTGCACAACTGGAACACTTGAACAAGATGAATGCTCGCAATGTTGCTATGGTATTTGCTCCAAACATGACTCAA ATGGCAGATCCATTGACTGCATTGATGTTTGCAGTCCAGGTGatgaattttctcaaaaatctTATCGTCAGGACtttaaaagaaagagaagagtcTGTGGTAGAGTCGACTCCTGTTTCTCGCCTAGAGCCTTCTGATGAAGATGGTCATCAAAGCTCTTTTCAAACATGTCTCGAGGAGGCCGAAGAGGAGGACAAGGGGGATGAAGATAAATTCTTTGCCGCCGAAGAACCCACAACAGAGAGCCCTAGTAACACAATCCAAGGTGACTCCACAACTGAACGTGGAGCAGAAAATTTCCCACCTTCTAGTCAAATTGTCAATCCTAGGGGGAATCATTCTCTGGTCGATAATTGCCCCTGTGAGGTTCTATCTCAAGTTAATTCCTCGGTAACTGGACTTGAAGATGGTGGTTTAACAGGGCCAAGTGGAGGGGTTCGAACAAATATTTCCAAGAGCAAAACTAGCCTATCAAGTTTGTCGAGCTTCAAGAGGGGGTCCAAAAAGGTGGGCCTGATGTCTCGGTCAGGAGGTCCCGCAGAGAAGACCAAGGGACCCGGAATTGTTGGGCGCATAAACTCAAGGACAGAGCTGGTTGAAGCTTGGCGGTGA